The Planococcus donghaensis genome contains a region encoding:
- a CDS encoding NADPH-dependent FMN reductase — protein MTNLNIGIILGSTREGRLSPQVGNWVKELADQRGDANYTVIDIADYKLPLLGENGVDASGAAAWSEAIAKQDGFVFITQEYNHSITGSLKNALDYLRAEWNNKAAGIVSYGSVGGARAAEHLRGILGELSVADVRVHPALSLFTDFENGAELKAAPVQVDSVNQMLDQVIPWSTALKTIR, from the coding sequence ATGACAAACTTAAACATCGGCATTATTTTAGGATCAACACGTGAAGGGCGCTTAAGCCCGCAAGTAGGAAACTGGGTAAAAGAGTTAGCAGACCAACGCGGAGACGCGAACTATACCGTCATCGACATCGCAGATTATAAATTACCGCTACTTGGTGAAAATGGAGTAGACGCATCAGGTGCGGCAGCATGGTCTGAAGCCATCGCCAAACAAGACGGCTTTGTCTTTATCACACAAGAATACAATCACTCGATTACCGGTTCATTGAAAAACGCATTGGATTACCTGCGTGCAGAATGGAACAACAAAGCAGCGGGGATTGTTTCGTACGGCTCAGTAGGCGGCGCACGTGCAGCGGAACACTTACGGGGTATTTTAGGTGAATTGTCTGTCGCGGATGTTCGGGTTCACCCAGCTCTGTCGCTATTCACCGACTTTGAAAACGGCGCAGAACTAAAAGCAGCGCCGGTTCAAGTAGACTCTGTAAACCAAATGTTAGATCAAGTCATTCCGTGGTCAACCGCATTGAAAACAATTCGATAA
- a CDS encoding ring-cleaving dioxygenase has protein sequence MNELKGIHHVTAITSSAEKNYEFFTYVLGMRLVKKTVNQDDIQTYHLFFADDKGSAGTDMTFFDFPNIPKGSHGTNEIYKTAFRVPTDAALDYWIKRFDQYKVAHKGIQEVFGKKSISFVDFDDQQYMLISDETNKGVASGTPWQNGPVPLEFAITGLGPVHIRIADIEAFKEVLEKAMLMRQIAKEGSFYLFEIGEGGNGAQVIVEHNKLLPQGRQGFGTVHHAAFRVADRNVLEEWITRMQNHGFHTSGYVDRFFFESLYVRVAPGILFEWATDGPGFLGDEPYETVGEKLSLPPFLETKREKIEELVRPIDTVRSTRTFEKEYL, from the coding sequence ATGAACGAATTAAAAGGAATCCACCACGTAACCGCGATAACCAGCTCAGCTGAAAAAAACTATGAATTTTTCACCTATGTATTAGGGATGCGTTTAGTGAAAAAAACGGTCAACCAAGACGATATCCAAACCTATCACTTGTTCTTCGCGGATGATAAAGGATCTGCAGGAACGGACATGACATTTTTTGACTTCCCGAACATCCCGAAAGGATCGCACGGCACGAACGAAATTTACAAAACGGCATTCCGCGTGCCAACTGATGCAGCGCTCGATTACTGGATCAAACGCTTTGATCAATACAAGGTGGCCCATAAAGGCATTCAAGAAGTATTTGGCAAGAAAAGCATTTCGTTCGTTGACTTTGACGATCAGCAATACATGCTGATTTCTGATGAAACAAACAAAGGCGTGGCATCGGGTACACCATGGCAAAACGGTCCGGTACCACTAGAATTCGCGATTACTGGACTGGGCCCTGTTCATATCCGCATCGCTGATATTGAGGCATTCAAAGAAGTATTGGAAAAAGCGATGTTGATGCGTCAAATCGCTAAAGAAGGTTCATTCTATTTGTTTGAAATCGGTGAAGGAGGCAACGGCGCGCAAGTGATTGTCGAGCACAACAAATTATTGCCACAAGGTCGTCAAGGCTTTGGAACCGTTCACCACGCAGCATTCCGTGTAGCCGATCGAAACGTCTTAGAAGAATGGATCACCCGCATGCAAAACCACGGTTTCCATACGTCAGGCTATGTCGACCGCTTCTTTTTTGAATCGTTATACGTACGTGTGGCACCTGGTATCTTGTTTGAATGGGCAACAGACGGTCCCGGATTCTTAGGCGACGAGCCATACGAGACAGTGGGAGAAAAATTATCGTTACCTCCATTCTTAGAAACCAAACGCGAGAAAATCGAGGAATTGGTTCGCCCAATTGATACCGTACGAAGCACTCGGACGTTTGAAAAAGAATATTTATAA
- a CDS encoding PepSY-associated TM helix domain-containing protein, producing the protein MNKQKKKTKGDWFKTVWRWHFYAGIVFAPIFISLAISGGIYLFKPQIEATLYQDLYEIPSQKTERPEPSVLIDTVTASMDDAVVTSIRQFDETNRTTEIRVIDEDVAKTVYVNPYDATVIGEMNNNDLIMNQVVKLHSELLVGGVAANLLVELAAGWAIVLMITGLYVWWPRGKPSIWGTVLPRFRQKGRMFWRDMHGVTAFWLSGAIIVILLSGLAWSTVSGDIINKVATSTNTGNEPLSTAYGEKPITSITTEDIATDVPWATQNLSVPSTDMNGFVALSIDEINAIALQENIAKPYTISLPADDTGVFTITSSNGQVLDEATLHIDPYTGFKLSDTRFKDYGILAQAMTAGISFHEGRLFGVANQIIGTLVCLGIILIVISSFIMWRKRKPSGASGAPSKVDNPKVTRIVWGIMIVLGILMPLVGVSLVVVFIFDKFILPFIPKLKEWL; encoded by the coding sequence ATGAACAAACAAAAGAAAAAAACAAAAGGAGATTGGTTCAAAACAGTTTGGCGATGGCATTTTTATGCAGGAATAGTATTTGCCCCTATTTTTATCAGTTTAGCTATAAGTGGTGGAATTTATCTATTTAAACCTCAAATCGAAGCAACTCTTTATCAGGACTTATATGAAATCCCTTCACAAAAAACAGAGCGACCAGAACCTAGTGTATTAATCGATACAGTGACGGCTAGTATGGATGATGCTGTGGTGACCTCGATTCGCCAGTTTGATGAAACAAATCGAACTACGGAAATTCGTGTAATAGATGAAGACGTGGCAAAAACAGTATATGTTAATCCATATGATGCCACTGTTATTGGAGAAATGAACAACAATGACTTGATTATGAATCAAGTAGTGAAACTACATAGTGAATTATTAGTTGGGGGAGTAGCAGCAAACTTGTTGGTTGAACTTGCAGCAGGATGGGCTATTGTCTTAATGATCACCGGACTGTATGTCTGGTGGCCAAGAGGAAAGCCTTCGATTTGGGGAACTGTGTTGCCACGTTTTCGCCAAAAAGGAAGAATGTTCTGGCGTGATATGCACGGCGTTACAGCTTTTTGGTTATCAGGTGCAATTATCGTTATTTTGTTGTCCGGTCTTGCTTGGTCTACTGTTTCAGGTGACATTATTAACAAAGTGGCGACATCAACAAATACAGGAAATGAACCTTTAAGTACGGCTTATGGCGAGAAACCAATAACTTCGATCACAACAGAAGATATTGCTACAGATGTCCCTTGGGCAACTCAAAATTTGAGTGTTCCTTCAACTGATATGAATGGTTTTGTGGCACTGTCAATTGACGAGATCAATGCGATCGCACTTCAAGAGAACATTGCAAAACCGTATACCATCTCGCTTCCTGCAGACGACACTGGTGTCTTCACAATCACTTCGTCAAATGGGCAAGTATTAGATGAAGCAACTCTTCACATTGACCCGTATACAGGTTTTAAATTGAGCGATACAAGGTTTAAGGATTATGGTATTTTAGCGCAAGCGATGACTGCGGGTATTTCTTTTCACGAAGGACGATTGTTCGGTGTAGCCAACCAAATTATTGGAACGCTTGTGTGTTTAGGCATCATCTTGATCGTTATTAGTTCTTTTATTATGTGGCGTAAACGCAAGCCTTCCGGCGCATCGGGTGCCCCGTCAAAAGTAGACAATCCTAAAGTAACACGGATTGTTTGGGGAATTATGATTGTACTGGGTATTTTAATGCCACTAGTTGGGGTTAGTTTGGTCGTAGTATTTATCTTTGATAAATTTATTTTGCCGTTCATACCGAAACTAAAAGAATGGTTGTAG
- a CDS encoding DeoR family transcriptional regulator, protein MLPIERKKQILTWLQKVDFLRVTEISKRLNVSEMTVYRDVAALVKEGKVLKTSNGIAVAGATADFQGCVYCAKPIHTRLTVQLILTDDQIEQTCCMHCALLRYSKIEFKVAQLICQDFLTDTTINAKKATFLIDSTAQINCCRPEVLPFASQPQAQQFQYGFGGQLMLFDEALIELKQAMTGQACRH, encoded by the coding sequence ATGTTACCTATTGAAAGAAAAAAACAAATTTTAACATGGCTTCAGAAAGTAGACTTTCTTCGTGTCACAGAAATTAGTAAGCGTTTAAACGTTTCGGAAATGACCGTTTACCGGGATGTTGCAGCGTTGGTGAAAGAAGGCAAAGTGCTCAAAACGTCAAATGGGATTGCGGTTGCTGGTGCAACAGCTGATTTTCAAGGATGCGTTTATTGCGCGAAGCCGATACATACTCGCTTAACGGTGCAACTCATTTTGACAGACGATCAAATAGAACAAACCTGTTGCATGCACTGCGCATTGCTACGATATAGCAAAATTGAATTTAAAGTCGCCCAACTGATTTGCCAAGATTTTTTAACAGACACGACCATCAATGCCAAAAAAGCGACTTTTTTAATAGACTCAACTGCTCAGATTAATTGTTGCCGACCCGAAGTTTTGCCTTTTGCGTCACAACCACAAGCACAACAGTTTCAGTATGGATTTGGTGGACAACTCATGTTATTTGATGAAGCATTAATTGAATTGAAACAAGCCATGACCGGCCAAGCTTGTCGTCATTAA
- a CDS encoding NADPH-dependent FMN reductase, which produces MTKIGIITGSTRPARNSLQVAQWVKDIADKRGDAEYEIVDLVEFNLPMYAEPVPAGASQDYQTPEAIPWAKKIKELDGYVFICPEYNHGVTSALKNAIDYLYPEWNNKAAGIVSYGTSGGVRAAEALRIILAELQVATVRTHVAMSLFTDFVKMHEFKPADFHEKSVTTLLDQVNAWTNAFEPLRNK; this is translated from the coding sequence ATGACAAAGATCGGTATTATTACTGGGAGCACAAGGCCGGCGCGCAATAGCTTACAAGTTGCTCAGTGGGTCAAAGACATTGCGGACAAACGTGGAGACGCTGAATATGAGATTGTTGATTTGGTTGAGTTCAATTTACCGATGTACGCAGAACCGGTTCCGGCTGGAGCTAGTCAAGATTACCAAACCCCTGAAGCCATTCCATGGGCGAAAAAAATTAAAGAGCTAGACGGCTATGTGTTTATTTGTCCGGAATATAACCATGGGGTCACCTCAGCTTTAAAAAATGCCATCGATTATTTGTATCCAGAATGGAACAACAAAGCGGCTGGAATAGTCAGCTACGGTACGTCAGGAGGGGTCCGGGCGGCCGAAGCTTTGCGTATTATTTTAGCCGAGTTGCAAGTCGCTACGGTTCGAACGCACGTAGCGATGTCGCTATTTACAGATTTTGTGAAAATGCATGAATTCAAGCCAGCTGATTTTCACGAAAAATCGGTGACGACTTTACTAGATCAAGTAAACGCATGGACCAATGCTTTTGAACCTTTGAGAAACAAATAA
- a CDS encoding PAS domain S-box protein codes for MEHYIDNSPHPTLASAEFLDLIPDPVFLITEDDETFRYAYANPAAFHLFALEQTDIGKKLEEVLSSAHIPLHYYREVQASKTKLEVMETIHTEDSAILGDIVLNPILSDDGHCTSILVTCKEQTERTKTARLLQESEQRYQSLASNHPYGIFVFDENGHLKSGNIGTETITGYSAEELLETSFLSMIVASEIDKVKHHFYETLHKNRLERYEFACHHKNNQLLYLQATNIPILLDGLFVGMHVLVTDITEIIHAKKNLNETKAKLEIFWENSAVPIFYIDAKGNIVKVNPAFEELFEYTEEEMINKKGTLIPPAMKPDQIAILERILQGETIQSHDTVRITKSGKLLNIISSYSPVRNEKHEVIGATIISKNVTELKKVERELQKSQEKYKLITESTLDIITLMNLSGEIEYVSPASEKVLGFPDHVYIGKLFTHNIHPEDTFKLIDNVTALINGGQPTPLDVRYLHRDGHYIWMEVSPTPVYANGKMTQLVTLARDVTERKRLQSDIAKMAFYDHLSGIPNRRSFDDTLEKAVVQASRTNKKIAVLMLDGRKFKKINDQFGHDAGDAVIKEMATRLQASIRPGDTAARLGGDEMGVILPEIDSVDIAIATAKQILNSYETPVFFNGHKITMGAGIGISIYPDDAANEKQLIKHADLALYEAKKTNRDAYCVYEESQR; via the coding sequence TTGGAACATTATATAGACAACTCACCACATCCTACTTTAGCTTCTGCGGAATTTCTCGACTTGATCCCCGATCCGGTTTTTTTGATAACGGAAGATGACGAAACATTCCGTTATGCTTATGCAAACCCAGCCGCTTTTCACTTGTTCGCCCTCGAACAAACCGATATCGGAAAAAAGTTAGAAGAAGTCTTATCCTCTGCACATATTCCGCTTCACTACTATCGTGAAGTCCAGGCTTCAAAAACAAAACTAGAAGTGATGGAAACCATTCATACAGAGGACAGCGCTATTCTTGGAGACATTGTTCTTAATCCCATCCTGTCTGACGATGGACATTGCACATCTATTTTAGTGACATGTAAAGAGCAGACAGAGCGGACAAAGACAGCTCGTCTTTTACAAGAAAGTGAACAACGCTACCAGTCATTAGCCTCAAATCATCCATATGGCATTTTTGTATTTGACGAAAATGGTCATTTAAAGAGCGGAAATATCGGAACCGAAACGATTACCGGGTACTCCGCGGAAGAACTACTAGAGACTTCGTTTTTGTCCATGATTGTCGCAAGCGAAATCGATAAAGTGAAGCATCATTTTTACGAAACTTTACACAAAAATCGCTTGGAGCGTTATGAGTTCGCATGCCATCATAAAAATAATCAGCTCCTCTATCTTCAAGCAACCAATATACCGATACTCCTCGATGGGCTATTTGTTGGGATGCATGTCTTAGTGACCGATATCACTGAAATCATTCATGCGAAAAAGAATTTAAATGAAACTAAAGCAAAACTAGAGATTTTTTGGGAAAACTCTGCTGTTCCCATCTTTTATATCGATGCGAAAGGAAATATCGTAAAAGTAAATCCAGCATTTGAAGAACTGTTTGAATATACCGAAGAAGAAATGATCAACAAAAAAGGCACCCTTATTCCACCAGCGATGAAACCCGATCAAATAGCTATTTTGGAACGGATTTTACAAGGGGAAACAATCCAATCACACGATACTGTTCGAATAACCAAATCCGGAAAATTGCTAAATATCATATCTTCCTACTCCCCTGTACGCAATGAGAAACACGAAGTGATTGGTGCAACAATCATCTCCAAAAATGTAACCGAATTGAAAAAAGTAGAAAGAGAACTACAGAAAAGCCAAGAAAAATACAAACTGATTACTGAGAGTACGTTGGACATTATTACCTTAATGAACTTGTCTGGAGAAATTGAATACGTCTCACCTGCAAGTGAAAAAGTTTTAGGATTTCCAGACCACGTATATATCGGAAAACTTTTCACGCACAATATTCATCCAGAAGACACCTTCAAGTTAATAGACAATGTAACCGCTCTTATAAACGGAGGACAGCCAACCCCACTAGATGTTCGTTATTTGCACCGGGACGGTCATTATATATGGATGGAAGTTTCACCTACTCCCGTTTACGCAAACGGAAAAATGACTCAATTGGTTACATTGGCTCGAGATGTGACCGAACGAAAAAGACTGCAAAGTGACATCGCCAAAATGGCGTTTTATGACCACTTGTCCGGTATACCCAACCGCCGTAGCTTTGATGACACGTTAGAAAAAGCGGTTGTTCAAGCCAGTCGCACAAACAAAAAAATCGCTGTCTTAATGCTAGATGGCCGGAAGTTCAAAAAAATCAACGATCAATTTGGTCATGATGCAGGAGATGCTGTTATTAAAGAAATGGCCACTCGTCTCCAAGCCTCTATCCGTCCTGGGGATACAGCAGCACGTTTAGGCGGAGACGAAATGGGCGTTATTTTACCTGAAATCGACTCTGTAGATATTGCCATCGCTACTGCTAAACAAATTCTCAACTCTTATGAAACTCCCGTTTTCTTTAACGGTCACAAAATCACGATGGGGGCAGGCATTGGTATTTCCATATACCCTGACGATGCCGCAAATGAAAAACAACTGATCAAACACGCCGACTTAGCTTTGTATGAAGCCAAAAAAACGAATCGGGACGCGTATTGCGTTTACGAAGAAAGTCAGCGATAG
- the bglA gene encoding 6-phospho-beta-glucosidase BglA, whose translation MEKLPNDFLWGGALAAHQFEGGWDQGGKGPSVVDVMTAGAHGVARQITATIERDKFYPNHEAIDFYSKYKEDIALFAEMGLTCLRTSIAWSRIFPKGDETEPNEEGLNFYDNLFDELLKNGIEPVITLSHFEMPLHLAREYGGFRSRKVVDYFVKFAEVCFVRYQDKVKYWMTFNEINNKMDVHNPIFLWTNSGVVITEGENAKEVMYQAGHHELIASALAVAKGKAINPNFKIGAMVSHVPVYPYSSNPADVMLAEEEMRQRYFFPDVHVRGYYPNYVLKEFEREGYNIQMEPGDEEILKNGKVDYLGFSYYMSTTVKSDVHNDNLSNIVNGGLPNGVENPYIQSSDWGWSIDPTGLRYTLNRLYDRYQIPLFIVENGFGAIDTIEEDGDIHDTQRIDYLKSHIEALKKAVLYDGVDLMGYTPWGIIDIVSFTTGEMKKRYGMIYVDRDNEGNGTMKRFKKDSFDWYKTVIRTNGDQL comes from the coding sequence ATGGAGAAATTACCAAACGATTTTTTATGGGGCGGCGCATTAGCTGCGCATCAATTTGAAGGTGGATGGGACCAAGGTGGAAAAGGCCCGAGCGTTGTCGATGTGATGACGGCCGGGGCACATGGAGTCGCAAGACAAATCACTGCTACAATTGAAAGAGACAAGTTTTATCCGAATCACGAAGCGATTGATTTTTACAGCAAGTATAAGGAAGACATAGCGTTGTTTGCTGAAATGGGGTTAACGTGTTTACGGACTTCGATTGCATGGAGCCGAATTTTCCCGAAAGGCGATGAAACAGAGCCGAACGAAGAAGGATTGAATTTCTATGACAATTTATTTGATGAATTGTTGAAGAACGGTATAGAGCCGGTAATTACGCTTTCGCACTTTGAAATGCCGCTGCATTTAGCAAGAGAATATGGTGGATTTAGAAGCCGCAAAGTCGTAGATTATTTTGTGAAGTTTGCGGAAGTTTGCTTTGTCCGATATCAAGACAAAGTGAAATACTGGATGACATTCAACGAGATCAACAATAAAATGGATGTCCATAACCCGATATTTTTATGGACAAACTCAGGTGTAGTGATTACAGAAGGGGAGAATGCAAAAGAAGTGATGTACCAAGCAGGACATCACGAACTAATCGCAAGTGCCTTGGCTGTAGCTAAAGGAAAAGCGATTAACCCTAATTTTAAAATTGGCGCGATGGTGTCCCATGTGCCAGTTTATCCGTATTCTTCAAATCCAGCAGACGTCATGTTAGCAGAAGAAGAAATGAGGCAGCGTTATTTCTTCCCTGATGTCCACGTACGCGGCTACTACCCGAATTACGTATTAAAAGAATTCGAACGAGAAGGCTATAATATCCAGATGGAACCGGGCGATGAAGAAATATTAAAGAACGGCAAAGTTGATTATTTAGGCTTTAGTTATTACATGTCGACGACCGTAAAGAGTGATGTGCACAATGACAACCTCAGCAATATCGTCAACGGTGGATTGCCGAATGGCGTCGAAAATCCTTATATCCAATCGAGCGATTGGGGATGGTCAATTGATCCTACCGGTTTACGGTATACGTTGAATCGACTGTACGATCGCTACCAAATTCCATTATTTATCGTGGAAAATGGCTTTGGTGCCATTGATACAATAGAAGAAGATGGTGACATTCACGACACGCAACGAATCGATTATTTAAAATCTCATATCGAAGCGTTGAAAAAAGCGGTTCTGTATGACGGCGTTGACTTGATGGGGTATACACCGTGGGGAATTATTGATATCGTGTCATTCACAACAGGTGAAATGAAAAAACGCTATGGCATGATTTATGTCGACCGTGATAACGAAGGAAATGGCACCATGAAACGGTTTAAAAAAGATTCGTTTGACTGGTATAAAACGGTGATTCGCACAAATGGCGATCAACTGTAA
- a CDS encoding beta-glucoside-specific PTS transporter subunit IIABC, protein MGEKIRDYSKLAKDILEAVGGEENIVNATRCATRLRIVLKRSKPEAKTVVSKMTGVITVVENNGQFQVVIGQHVGEVFEEFSNLIKLDSTDVVSDNKETVLNRIIATMSAVFAPFIYILAAAGILQGTLILINLLFPSFAETGTYEVFSFISWAPFTFLPIFIAITASNHFKSNPYIAVAAIAALVSPTWAAMASRIAEGETISFFGMALTQTVYTSSVLPPLFLVWILSYLERFLNKRIHEVIRPLFVPFISLVIMVPLTILLIGPLSTIGANGIANGYNFLAENAPALAGAVIGGFWQVLVIFGIHWGVTPMVIANFDLYGRDSFQAYQTIAVIAQIGAVLGVIIKTKNKETKKIGVSAGVTGLFGITEPAIYGITLKFKKPFIFGSIAGAVGAITASFFNPYYFAYAGLPGPLTVVNGIGSESPSSIWGILIGCAIAIILPIVLIQIFGFGENVVEKEGLIDSTKKQPEPGVEKINLNEESIHAPLRGQVIPLSEVSDKVFSSGAMGHGVAIEPLDNQLYAPFDGTVVMIALTKHAIGLRSNSGVELLVHIGLDTVMLDGKPFTLHVEDGASIKKGDLLMTFDREFIQNEGIKITTPLIITNTQSYKEVIIENILDGIVGDKLLTVVK, encoded by the coding sequence ATGGGAGAAAAAATCAGGGATTATTCAAAACTTGCAAAAGACATACTCGAAGCTGTGGGTGGGGAAGAGAACATCGTAAATGCTACTCGCTGTGCCACGAGGCTTCGCATTGTCTTGAAACGATCGAAACCTGAAGCTAAAACAGTGGTATCAAAAATGACAGGGGTTATTACGGTCGTCGAAAACAATGGACAATTTCAAGTGGTTATCGGTCAGCATGTTGGCGAAGTGTTTGAGGAATTTTCAAATTTGATAAAGCTCGACTCCACCGACGTTGTTAGCGATAACAAAGAAACCGTTTTAAATCGGATTATCGCCACTATGTCAGCTGTCTTTGCACCATTTATTTATATTTTAGCGGCTGCCGGTATTTTACAAGGAACATTGATCTTAATTAATTTACTATTTCCTAGTTTTGCGGAAACAGGGACTTATGAAGTGTTTAGTTTTATTTCGTGGGCGCCGTTTACTTTTCTACCTATTTTCATCGCGATTACTGCCTCGAATCATTTTAAGTCCAACCCTTATATTGCCGTTGCGGCGATTGCAGCGTTAGTCAGTCCGACTTGGGCAGCGATGGCTAGCAGAATTGCAGAAGGAGAAACCATTTCGTTTTTTGGAATGGCGTTAACCCAGACGGTGTACACATCTTCTGTATTGCCGCCGTTATTTCTAGTATGGATTTTGTCTTACTTGGAACGATTTTTAAACAAGCGCATACACGAGGTTATTCGTCCTCTATTTGTTCCATTTATAAGCTTAGTCATTATGGTTCCACTGACAATCCTACTAATTGGTCCTCTGTCTACGATAGGCGCCAACGGAATCGCAAATGGCTATAATTTCCTAGCGGAAAATGCACCGGCTTTGGCTGGGGCGGTCATTGGTGGGTTCTGGCAAGTACTCGTCATCTTCGGTATTCATTGGGGCGTCACACCTATGGTTATCGCGAATTTTGATTTGTATGGTCGCGATTCTTTCCAGGCATATCAAACGATTGCCGTCATCGCGCAAATTGGTGCTGTTTTAGGCGTTATCATTAAAACAAAAAACAAAGAAACCAAAAAAATAGGTGTTTCAGCTGGGGTCACGGGACTATTTGGGATTACGGAACCAGCCATATACGGAATTACGTTAAAATTTAAAAAGCCGTTTATCTTTGGGAGTATTGCGGGAGCTGTCGGTGCGATAACGGCCAGTTTCTTTAATCCTTATTACTTTGCTTACGCAGGATTGCCAGGACCTTTAACCGTCGTAAATGGCATCGGTTCTGAATCACCCTCATCGATTTGGGGAATTTTAATTGGTTGTGCGATTGCGATTATTCTCCCTATCGTTTTGATCCAAATTTTTGGATTTGGTGAGAATGTAGTAGAAAAAGAAGGTCTTATAGATTCTACGAAAAAACAACCTGAACCGGGTGTGGAAAAGATCAACTTAAACGAAGAGTCGATTCATGCACCGCTAAGAGGACAAGTCATTCCTCTTTCCGAAGTCTCAGACAAGGTGTTTAGTTCGGGTGCTATGGGGCATGGTGTAGCAATAGAACCTTTAGATAACCAATTGTATGCGCCGTTTGATGGCACAGTAGTGATGATTGCACTAACGAAACATGCAATCGGATTGCGTTCAAATTCAGGTGTAGAACTGTTAGTTCATATTGGTTTGGATACGGTTATGTTGGATGGAAAGCCATTTACATTGCACGTTGAAGACGGGGCGAGTATTAAAAAAGGCGATTTGCTAATGACATTTGACCGGGAATTTATCCAAAACGAAGGCATTAAAATCACCACACCGTTAATCATTACCAATACGCAATCTTATAAAGAAGTTATTATCGAAAACATTTTAGATGGCATCGTAGGAGACAAATTACTAACAGTTGTTAAATAA
- a CDS encoding GntR family transcriptional regulator produces the protein MLKYQHIADELENYIEEHKLQQGDKLPILQDLMIQFDVSKSTVTKALDLLEKKGVVFQVRGSGIFVRRHKRQGYISLTSNQGFKKNLEEFHITSEIITLDIRKPTKEAAVNLNIGLDDDVYYVKRIRYIHGQTLCIEESYFNKSIVTYLNKEIITESIFNYITEGLGLNIGFADTYLHVDKLNAEEAEYLGLQKGDPKLEVESVFHLTNGQPFDFSKLTYNYVQSQFFLQAVL, from the coding sequence ATGTTAAAATATCAGCACATCGCAGACGAACTGGAAAATTACATAGAAGAACACAAGCTGCAACAAGGCGACAAACTGCCGATCTTGCAAGATTTAATGATTCAGTTTGACGTGAGTAAAAGTACAGTTACAAAAGCTTTGGATTTACTTGAGAAAAAAGGCGTGGTTTTTCAAGTAAGAGGAAGTGGCATTTTTGTCAGAAGACATAAACGCCAAGGCTATATTAGCTTAACTTCAAATCAAGGATTTAAAAAAAACTTGGAAGAGTTTCACATCACTTCAGAGATCATTACGCTGGATATACGAAAACCGACAAAAGAAGCCGCTGTAAACTTAAATATTGGTCTTGACGATGATGTTTACTACGTAAAAAGAATTCGGTATATCCACGGACAAACGCTTTGTATTGAAGAATCGTATTTCAACAAATCCATCGTCACTTACTTGAACAAAGAAATTATTACGGAATCTATTTTCAACTACATTACTGAGGGGTTAGGATTGAACATTGGATTTGCTGATACTTACCTTCATGTCGACAAACTGAATGCGGAAGAAGCGGAGTATTTAGGGTTACAAAAAGGCGATCCTAAACTTGAAGTTGAATCTGTTTTCCACTTAACAAATGGTCAGCCATTCGATTTTTCAAAACTAACTTATAACTATGTGCAGTCACAGTTTTTTCTCCAAGCTGTTTTATAA